The Blattabacterium sp. (Blatta orientalis) str. Tarazona genome contains the following window.
CTGAAGGGATTCCAGTTTCGGATATGATTCAAATCAAAAATTTTTTAAAAGGAAAAAAATCACGCTTGATTGGACCGAATTGTCCTGGAATTATTTCTCCAGAAGAGTCTAAAGTGGGGATTATGCCAAATTTGGTTTTCAATAAAAAAGGAAAAATCGGTATAGTTTCTAGATCTGGAACGCTTACTTATGAAGCAGCAGATCAAATAGTACAATACGGATATGGAATTTCTACGGCTATTGGAATAGGAGGAGATTCTATTATTGGAATGACTATTACGGATATTTTGGATTTATTCTTGAAAGATACAGAAACAAAATGTATTGTAATGATTGGAGAAATAGGAGGAAAATTAGAAATTGATGCAGCTGACTGGTGGATTAAAAATTCAGAAAATAAAAAACCCATAATAGGTTTTATTGCAGGTCAAACAGCTCCTAAAGGTCGGACAATGGGACATGCTGGGGCAGTTATAGGAAACAAATTAGAAACAGCACAAGTCAAAATGGATATTTTGAAAAATAACGGAATCCATGTAGTTATGTCTCCAGCAGATATAGGAATGAAAGTCCACGAAGTCCTCCAAAAGAAGGATCAATGATTTTTTTCAAAAAAATGAAAAAATTTTTAATAACTGGATTAGGAAATCCAGGATTTCTATATCAAAAAACAAGACATAATTTAGGTTTTTTGATTTTAGATAAAATTTCTGAAAAATATTTTCTATCTTTTTCGATAAAGAAATTAGGTTTTATTTCAAAATTGGTTTATAAAGAAAAATTACTTTTTTTCTTAAAACCATCTACTTATGTCAATGAAAGTGGAAAATCTGTAAAGTATTGGATGAATAAAAAAAAGATAGACTTGGAAAATATTCTTGTAATCTCTGACGATATTTATCTTAATTTTGGAAATATTCGTTTGAGAGGAAAAGGAGGAGATGGAGGACATAATGGATTAAAAAGTATTGAAAAAGAATTAGGAACATCTCATTATGCGCGTATGCGTTTTGGGAT
Protein-coding sequences here:
- the sucD gene encoding succinate--CoA ligase subunit alpha translates to MSILIDKHIRVIVQGLTGKEGLFHTEQMINYGTCIVGGVTPGKGGRKYLGIPIFNTMYEAVSYTGGDVSVIFVPSFFASDAILESISMNMRVIVCITEGIPVSDMIQIKNFLKGKKSRLIGPNCPGIISPEESKVGIMPNLVFNKKGKIGIVSRSGTLTYEAADQIVQYGYGISTAIGIGGDSIIGMTITDILDLFLKDTETKCIVMIGEIGGKLEIDAADWWIKNSENKKPIIGFIAGQTAPKGRTMGHAGAVIGNKLETAQVKMDILKNNGIHVVMSPADIGMKVHEVLQKKDQ
- the pth gene encoding aminoacyl-tRNA hydrolase codes for the protein MIFFKKMKKFLITGLGNPGFLYQKTRHNLGFLILDKISEKYFLSFSIKKLGFISKLVYKEKLLFFLKPSTYVNESGKSVKYWMNKKKIDLENILVISDDIYLNFGNIRLRGKGGDGGHNGLKSIEKELGTSHYARMRFGIKNHFYQDSKIDYVLGNWKEDDLKSLFNRLEISVEIIFSFVLNGLQKTMDLFNNRNFKI